The segment CCACAATTCGGTAACATCTGAACAACTTTTGTAGTAATATTAAAAGCTCGGTCGAGATCAAATCTTTCAAAATCGACGGGACGTAGCACTGGTTTAAGTTCCGTGTTGAGCTGGGCCTTGAGTTTTTCTTTCCTGGATTGAGATAGATCGATCGGTGGATTTCCAGGCACCGTCAGCTTTTCAGAGACAAGCTGGAAGAGATGCCGATCATCGAGATTTATCTTGTTTTGCGAGGCTAGATAATCGATATCGAAGAAGTCCCGAATGGCTGGCTCCAACCGGGTCAGAGCCGCCCTTAGCTTTTCTGCGATGGCCTCCAGCATGGATAGGGTGACCACCTCGATGTCGGGGACCAGAGGCTTGCGCGTGAAGGGGCTCAGCAGCAATGTCCTGGCTTTCAGGTGCACCGGCGGCGTCAAGGTCGTTTCACGCAATCCCACCTCGATTTTGATGCGGGCTGCCTCTTCCGAGAGGAAGACCGAGGGGTAGGTCACATGAGCGACGTACTGCCGGGAGCTGTTGTGTCCGGTGAAGTCCTCGGGGAGGGTCAGGATGCCGATCTCCTCGGAAATATTTTTCACCCACTCCCGGACCGGCGCCATTCCTTTCCGTCGCACGGAGACACTCGCTCCCGAGGGTGTTGAAATAAGAAAATCGAGGTCTTCGCTGAGCCTATAGAAATCTGCATAGACCTTGCCGATGCAGGTGCCTCCCCGGAAAATCAAGGGGCTACCTGGCTGGTCATAAAGATACTGCAGAAGGACGGTGCAGAAATAATCCTTTTCAATGAGGGT is part of the Syntrophorhabdaceae bacterium genome and harbors:
- a CDS encoding nucleotidyl transferase AbiEii/AbiGii toxin family protein, which encodes MVHEDQTFFREAVLFTAGQNGLNATLIEKDYFCTVLLQYLYDQPGSPLIFRGGTCIGKVYADFYRLSEDLDFLISTPSGASVSVRRKGMAPVREWVKNISEEIGILTLPEDFTGHNSSRQYVAHVTYPSVFLSEEAARIKIEVGLRETTLTPPVHLKARTLLLSPFTRKPLVPDIEVVTLSMLEAIAEKLRAALTRLEPAIRDFFDIDYLASQNKINLDDRHLFQLVSEKLTVPGNPPIDLSQSRKEKLKAQLNTELKPVLRPVDFERFDLDRAFNITTKVVQMLPNCGRKIPS